Proteins from one Thiobacillus sp. genomic window:
- a CDS encoding c-type cytochrome, translated as MEKKTLAVGLLIAGTLGAAFSAQAMDPRARFMAANCAYCHGTDGRSSGAIPSLAGLDVKYFVDQMKAFRDGSRPATVMQKHANGYTDAEYEAVAKYFNAIKP; from the coding sequence ATGGAGAAAAAAACCCTTGCTGTAGGCCTGCTCATCGCGGGTACGCTGGGTGCCGCCTTCTCGGCCCAAGCGATGGATCCCCGCGCCCGTTTCATGGCCGCCAACTGCGCATACTGCCACGGCACCGATGGCAGGAGCTCCGGCGCCATCCCCAGTCTGGCCGGCCTGGACGTCAAGTACTTCGTGGACCAGATGAAAGCCTTCCGCGACGGCTCCCGTCCCGCCACCGTGATGCAGAAACATGCCAACGGCTACACCGATGCCGAGTACGAGGCCGTCGCCAAGTACTTCAACGCCATCAAACCCTAA
- a CDS encoding FCSD flavin-binding domain-containing protein, with protein MTFDRRDFLKVSAGAAGAVTLGSLAGCASAPMAGGAKPKVVVVGAGFGGSTFARYLKMWAPQAEVTIIEPLPEFVSCPTSNEVLAGITKMADITRTYDGIKKVVDNWVADTVTAINNEKKTVTTAGGKTFSYDRLVLAGGIELLFNAVEGYDAEAQKVVKHAWKASAEQTGALRNQLEAMPDGGTFVMSVPKSPYRCPPGPYERASLVAHYFKQAKPKSKIVVLDGNPDIASKKGLFLAAWKKHYGYGTDNSMIDYRPNNMPRSVDVKKMMVGTEFDDVKGDVLNVVPPMKAAAVTHLAGVRDGNSGHWCTIDYITFESKVVPNIHILGDSALTNFPKSGSVANNTGKMCAYALSEIFAGRQPDPAPVVTNTCYSASSDSTAFHVATVFRWDPSKKALVPPKGANGVSKEESELELAYMHSWKENVLNDTLNL; from the coding sequence ATGACATTTGATCGTCGCGACTTTTTGAAAGTCTCCGCAGGCGCCGCGGGAGCCGTAACCCTGGGTTCCCTGGCCGGATGTGCCAGTGCCCCCATGGCCGGTGGTGCAAAACCCAAGGTGGTTGTGGTCGGCGCCGGCTTCGGCGGTTCCACCTTTGCCCGCTACCTGAAGATGTGGGCGCCCCAGGCCGAGGTGACCATCATCGAGCCCCTGCCCGAGTTCGTCTCCTGCCCCACCTCCAACGAGGTCCTGGCCGGCATCACCAAGATGGCTGACATCACTCGCACCTACGACGGCATCAAGAAGGTGGTGGACAACTGGGTGGCCGACACGGTAACCGCCATCAACAACGAGAAGAAGACCGTCACCACCGCCGGTGGCAAGACCTTTTCCTACGACCGCCTGGTACTGGCCGGTGGTATTGAACTGCTGTTCAACGCCGTGGAGGGCTATGACGCCGAGGCCCAGAAGGTGGTGAAACATGCCTGGAAGGCCAGCGCCGAGCAGACCGGCGCCCTGCGCAATCAACTCGAGGCCATGCCCGATGGCGGCACCTTCGTGATGTCCGTGCCCAAGTCACCCTATCGTTGCCCTCCCGGACCCTACGAGCGCGCCTCCCTTGTGGCCCACTACTTCAAGCAGGCCAAGCCCAAGTCCAAGATCGTCGTCCTGGACGGCAACCCGGACATCGCTTCCAAGAAGGGCCTGTTCCTGGCCGCTTGGAAGAAGCATTACGGCTACGGCACCGACAACAGCATGATCGACTATCGCCCCAACAACATGCCCCGCTCCGTGGACGTGAAGAAGATGATGGTCGGCACCGAGTTCGACGATGTGAAGGGCGACGTGCTGAACGTGGTTCCTCCCATGAAGGCCGCAGCGGTGACACATCTGGCTGGTGTGCGGGACGGCAACTCCGGCCACTGGTGCACCATCGACTACATCACCTTCGAGTCCAAGGTCGTTCCCAACATCCATATCCTGGGTGACTCCGCCCTGACCAACTTTCCGAAGTCCGGTTCCGTGGCCAACAACACCGGCAAGATGTGCGCCTACGCCTTGTCCGAGATCTTCGCCGGCCGCCAGCCCGACCCGGCCCCCGTGGTGACCAACACCTGCTACTCCGCCAGTTCGGACAGCACGGCCTTCCACGTGGCCACCGTGTTCCGCTGGGACCCCTCGAAGAAGGCCCTGGTGCCGCCCAAGGGCGCCAACGGCGTATCCAAGGAGGAGAGCGAGCTGGAACTGGCCTACATGCACTCCTGGAAAGAGAACGTGCTGAACGACACCCTGAACCTCTGA
- a CDS encoding 3',5'-cyclic-nucleotide phosphodiesterase, whose product MKVRVLGCSGGIGDGRHTTSFLVDDDILLDCGTGVTNLSHAELCRIDHVFLTHSHLDHICSLPLMLDSVGAERGKPLTLHGLPETLQTLRDHLFNWRLWPDFARIPNPEDPFLRYESLLESEPIMVGGREIAAIPAHHVVPAVGYLVREALGSLLFSGDTASHEALWQLANSTRDLRHLIVECSFQDALAHIAEASRHYCPRTLAPDLGKLKVGPEVWITHLKPGGEAGIMAELARHGAVARALVNGQVFEL is encoded by the coding sequence ATGAAGGTGCGTGTCCTGGGTTGCTCAGGCGGCATCGGCGACGGACGCCACACCACGTCCTTCCTGGTGGACGACGACATCCTGCTGGACTGCGGCACCGGCGTCACGAACCTTTCCCACGCCGAGCTATGCCGGATCGATCATGTGTTCCTCACCCACAGCCATCTCGATCACATTTGCTCCCTGCCGTTGATGCTGGACAGCGTTGGGGCCGAGCGGGGAAAGCCCTTGACCCTGCACGGTCTGCCAGAGACGCTGCAAACCCTGCGCGACCACTTGTTCAACTGGCGACTGTGGCCGGACTTCGCCCGCATCCCAAACCCGGAAGATCCATTTCTGCGTTACGAGTCCCTGCTCGAAAGCGAGCCCATCATGGTGGGTGGAAGGGAGATCGCGGCCATCCCGGCCCATCATGTGGTGCCCGCGGTGGGCTATCTGGTGCGGGAAGCCCTGGGCAGCCTGTTGTTTTCCGGGGATACTGCGAGCCACGAGGCCCTGTGGCAGCTTGCCAACAGCACCCGCGACCTCAGGCATCTCATCGTGGAATGTTCGTTCCAGGACGCCCTGGCCCACATAGCCGAGGCCTCCAGGCACTATTGCCCCAGGACCCTGGCGCCGGACCTGGGCAAGCTCAAGGTGGGGCCGGAGGTCTGGATCACCCACCTCAAGCCGGGCGGGGAGGCCGGCATCATGGCCGAGCTGGCCCGCCATGGCGCGGTGGCCAGGGCCCTGGTCAACGGCCAGGTGTTCGAGCTCTGA
- a CDS encoding adenylate/guanylate cyclase domain-containing protein: MALNLRARRFLGQFAAGLVFVLLLLGQAAGLYPTNFIDKLDAALYDLKVRFSQVKLVDDRIVIADIDEKSLKEIGRWPWPRDKLAALSNNLFQQYGVAALGFDVIFAEPDQSSGLPVLEKLAQGPMAGDAGFNASLNRLRDRLDYDGRLAEALADGPAVLGYYFGINEGQESVGVLPEPVLDCEALANKGIRPLHGTSYSGNLERLQAQTPFAGFFNAMPDFDGVMRRMPMVVEHGGRCYGSLALNLVRAGMGAEALSVLPAGQGGHGWRPPSLDADGLAVPLDKQAMALVPYRVAGAFHYESAANIIAGRTPASQLEGRIVIVGSTAPGLLDLRVTPADKAFAGVEIHANLISGILDGTVKWEPASQRALLVGAVLALGLAMAAALPWMTPAWSGALAGGLIAALVGLDFYVWHAMDMSLNMATPLMTVAGLFVLNMSWGFFVEARSKAQITRLFGQYVPPELVDEMAKDPARYSLRGESRVMSVLFSDIVGFTSISEKLEAAQLAELLNVYLSAMTRVVQEGKGTIDKYIGDAIMAFWGAPMSDERHAHDAVLAALAMQTALTALNPKLEEKGWPSLKIGVGVNTGRMSVGNMGSEFRMAYTVMADAVNLASRLEALTRQYGVGVLVGEATKAECPDLAFQTIDQVRVKGKDVPVAIFEPLGVAAEVGPERLKEAEQFEAAFQDYQAQRWDDAEIKLMELRKANPRKLYDVYLDRVTHFRFNPPPAQWDGVFTFTTK, encoded by the coding sequence ATGGCGTTGAACCTGCGTGCCCGCCGCTTCCTGGGTCAGTTCGCCGCCGGTCTGGTGTTCGTGCTGCTGCTCCTGGGGCAGGCGGCGGGGCTGTACCCCACCAACTTCATCGACAAGCTGGACGCCGCTCTCTATGACCTGAAGGTGCGTTTTTCCCAGGTGAAGTTGGTGGACGACCGCATCGTCATCGCCGACATCGACGAGAAGAGCCTGAAGGAGATCGGCCGCTGGCCATGGCCCCGTGACAAGCTGGCGGCACTGTCCAACAACCTGTTCCAGCAGTACGGTGTGGCGGCCCTGGGTTTCGACGTGATCTTCGCCGAGCCGGACCAGAGCTCCGGCCTGCCCGTCCTGGAGAAGCTGGCCCAGGGCCCCATGGCGGGGGACGCGGGTTTCAATGCCAGTCTGAACCGCCTGCGGGACCGTCTGGATTACGACGGTCGTCTCGCCGAGGCCCTGGCGGATGGACCTGCGGTGCTGGGCTATTACTTTGGCATCAACGAAGGGCAGGAAAGCGTGGGCGTGTTGCCAGAGCCCGTGCTGGACTGCGAGGCCCTGGCAAACAAGGGCATCCGTCCCCTCCATGGCACCAGCTATTCCGGCAACCTGGAGCGACTCCAGGCCCAGACGCCCTTCGCCGGATTCTTCAATGCCATGCCCGACTTCGACGGCGTCATGCGCCGCATGCCCATGGTTGTTGAACATGGTGGGCGATGCTATGGCTCCCTGGCCCTGAACCTGGTGCGCGCCGGCATGGGGGCGGAGGCCCTGTCCGTCCTCCCCGCCGGCCAGGGGGGGCATGGCTGGCGTCCTCCGTCCCTGGACGCGGATGGTCTGGCGGTGCCCCTGGACAAACAGGCCATGGCCCTGGTGCCCTATCGGGTTGCGGGCGCTTTCCATTATGAATCCGCCGCCAACATCATCGCTGGACGGACTCCTGCTTCCCAGCTGGAGGGCCGCATCGTCATCGTGGGCTCCACCGCCCCGGGACTCCTGGACCTGCGGGTCACCCCAGCCGACAAGGCCTTCGCGGGGGTGGAGATACACGCCAACCTGATTTCCGGCATCCTGGACGGCACCGTCAAATGGGAGCCGGCCAGCCAGCGCGCCCTGCTGGTGGGCGCCGTGCTGGCCCTGGGCCTGGCCATGGCGGCGGCCCTGCCCTGGATGACGCCGGCGTGGTCCGGGGCCCTGGCCGGTGGACTGATCGCCGCGCTGGTGGGCCTGGATTTCTACGTCTGGCATGCCATGGACATGAGCCTGAACATGGCCACGCCCCTGATGACCGTGGCGGGCCTGTTCGTGCTGAACATGAGTTGGGGGTTCTTCGTGGAGGCCCGATCCAAGGCCCAGATTACCCGTTTGTTCGGCCAGTACGTGCCGCCGGAACTGGTGGACGAGATGGCCAAGGACCCGGCCCGCTACAGCCTCAGGGGCGAGTCCCGGGTGATGAGCGTGCTGTTCTCCGACATCGTGGGCTTCACCAGCATCTCCGAGAAGCTGGAGGCGGCCCAGTTGGCCGAACTGCTCAACGTCTACCTGTCCGCCATGACCCGGGTGGTACAGGAGGGAAAAGGCACCATCGACAAGTATATCGGCGATGCCATCATGGCCTTCTGGGGCGCTCCCATGAGCGATGAACGCCACGCCCATGATGCCGTACTGGCCGCCCTGGCCATGCAGACTGCCCTGACGGCCCTGAATCCGAAGCTGGAGGAAAAGGGCTGGCCGTCCTTGAAGATCGGCGTTGGGGTCAACACCGGCCGCATGAGCGTGGGCAACATGGGCTCGGAATTCCGCATGGCCTACACGGTGATGGCCGACGCGGTGAACCTGGCTTCCCGCCTGGAAGCCCTGACACGCCAATATGGTGTGGGCGTGCTGGTGGGAGAAGCCACCAAGGCAGAGTGTCCGGACCTGGCCTTCCAGACCATCGACCAGGTGCGGGTCAAGGGCAAGGACGTGCCCGTGGCCATTTTCGAGCCCCTGGGCGTGGCTGCGGAAGTGGGACCGGAGCGGCTGAAGGAGGCGGAGCAGTTCGAGGCCGCTTTCCAGGACTACCAGGCCCAGCGCTGGGACGACGCGGAGATCAAGCTCATGGAACTGCGCAAGGCCAACCCGCGCAAGCTCTACGACGTCTACCTGGACCGGGTCACCCATTTCCGCTTCAACCCGCCGCCGGCTCAATGGGACGGCGTGTTCACCTTCACCACGAAATGA
- a CDS encoding M48 family metalloprotease: protein MRRAARNLFPLLFAGLMGLGSAQAGGFGDVLKGLLKEKVGGGESQQALATPPQQGGQDNARPETQLLSALLKGNTSQEEEVRIGRRIAGNLLGAAPLVKDPALQQYVNNVGRWVSLQSERPGLPWRFGVIESEDINAFAAPGGYIFLTKGLYRRLGNEAELAGVLGHEIGHVIRKHHLKLLQQSQAIAALGSLFGSKLANEDQLIQNLIGNGAEVVARGLDKEAEYEADRIGVVLTARAGYDTYALPTVLAEIGHVAKGDKRVSLLFKTHPHPEERLGRLAEAVGSHLDNVPEGQSVANRFYRLR, encoded by the coding sequence ATGAGACGCGCGGCCAGAAACCTGTTCCCGTTGCTGTTTGCCGGCCTGATGGGGCTCGGTAGTGCCCAGGCGGGAGGATTCGGGGACGTCCTGAAGGGCCTGTTAAAGGAAAAAGTTGGCGGCGGTGAAAGCCAGCAGGCCCTGGCTACCCCGCCCCAGCAGGGGGGGCAGGACAACGCCAGGCCTGAAACCCAGTTGCTCAGCGCCTTGCTCAAGGGCAATACCTCCCAGGAGGAGGAGGTGCGTATCGGTCGGCGTATTGCCGGCAACCTGTTGGGTGCGGCCCCACTGGTGAAGGACCCGGCCCTGCAGCAATACGTCAACAACGTGGGGCGATGGGTTTCCCTGCAGAGCGAAAGGCCCGGCCTGCCCTGGCGTTTCGGCGTCATCGAGAGCGAAGACATCAACGCCTTCGCTGCCCCTGGCGGCTACATCTTCCTCACCAAGGGCCTGTACCGGCGGTTGGGCAACGAGGCGGAACTGGCGGGCGTGCTGGGTCATGAAATCGGACACGTGATTCGCAAGCACCACCTCAAGCTGTTGCAGCAAAGCCAGGCCATCGCCGCCCTGGGATCCCTCTTCGGCAGCAAGCTCGCCAACGAGGACCAGTTGATCCAGAACCTCATCGGCAACGGCGCCGAGGTGGTGGCGCGAGGGCTGGACAAGGAGGCCGAGTACGAGGCGGACCGCATCGGCGTGGTGCTCACGGCCCGGGCGGGCTACGACACCTATGCACTGCCCACGGTGCTGGCGGAGATCGGCCACGTAGCCAAGGGTGACAAGCGGGTTTCGCTGCTGTTCAAGACCCACCCCCACCCGGAGGAGCGCCTGGGCCGCCTGGCCGAGGCGGTGGGTAGCCACCTGGACAACGTGCCGGAGGGCCAGTCGGTGGCCAACCGCTTTTACCGCCTGAGGTGA
- a CDS encoding SH3 domain-containing protein: protein MKRYLLMLAAGLVSQALWAAPGTMIKDEDLRATPSSAAAKVASVSKGAVVEVLLRQGGWTQVRYGGSTGWVRILSVRTSVTTGSVGDVAALASRREGQVVAVAGLRGLNEEELKGARFDAKELKLLNSFRAKPAAARSFAQAAGLEARDVAYLPEPKAEAGGNGGDGFPGGGQ from the coding sequence ATGAAACGATATCTGCTCATGCTTGCGGCCGGCCTGGTTTCCCAGGCCCTTTGGGCCGCGCCCGGCACCATGATCAAGGATGAGGATCTCAGGGCCACCCCTAGCAGCGCGGCCGCGAAGGTGGCCAGCGTCAGCAAGGGCGCCGTCGTGGAAGTACTGCTCCGGCAGGGCGGCTGGACCCAGGTCCGTTACGGAGGCAGCACCGGCTGGGTGCGCATCCTTTCCGTGCGCACCAGCGTCACCACCGGGAGCGTCGGCGATGTCGCCGCGCTGGCCTCGCGCCGCGAAGGCCAGGTGGTGGCCGTGGCCGGCCTGCGGGGACTCAACGAGGAAGAGCTCAAGGGCGCCAGGTTCGATGCCAAGGAACTGAAACTGTTGAATTCCTTCCGGGCCAAGCCCGCGGCAGCGAGGAGTTTTGCCCAGGCGGCCGGCCTTGAAGCCAGGGATGTGGCTTATCTGCCTGAGCCCAAGGCGGAAGCCGGTGGCAATGGAGGTGACGGTTTTCCGGGAGGTGGACAATGA
- a CDS encoding ABC transporter permease — protein MSWLTDFLIRRGAGALALWRTWQGIFRFAAQALAATLTPAAYNSATRMVVMKQIYFTAWQILLPFTLFAALLSFVLIMIVVDTAAQIGQSDFALEMSMRVLVLEILPLVTALFVALRSSSAINTEVALMRIHNEIDALESAGVDTLRMEFMPRVIGGVVSVLALTAITSVLALVLAYFAVYGFQLWSLPDFTRVMGKVFDVPVMAGIWLKSLAFGLAVTIIPVAEGLATPKMLFMAPISVLRGMVRLFFVLMFIEVASLAFKYI, from the coding sequence ATGAGTTGGCTCACTGACTTCCTCATCCGACGTGGCGCGGGGGCCCTGGCCCTCTGGCGCACCTGGCAAGGCATCTTCCGCTTTGCAGCCCAGGCCCTGGCCGCCACCCTGACTCCTGCTGCCTACAACAGCGCCACCCGCATGGTGGTGATGAAGCAGATCTATTTCACCGCCTGGCAGATCCTGCTGCCCTTTACCCTGTTCGCCGCCTTGCTTTCCTTCGTGCTGATCATGATCGTGGTCGACACCGCAGCCCAGATCGGGCAATCCGATTTCGCCCTGGAGATGAGCATGCGGGTGCTGGTGCTGGAAATCCTGCCCCTGGTCACCGCCCTGTTCGTGGCCCTGCGGTCCAGTTCGGCCATCAATACCGAAGTGGCCCTCATGCGCATCCACAATGAAATAGACGCCCTGGAGTCCGCTGGCGTTGACACCCTGCGCATGGAATTCATGCCCCGTGTCATTGGCGGCGTCGTCTCTGTACTGGCCCTCACCGCCATCACCAGCGTGCTGGCCCTGGTGCTGGCCTACTTCGCGGTGTACGGCTTCCAGCTCTGGAGCCTGCCGGATTTCACCCGGGTCATGGGCAAGGTCTTCGACGTGCCCGTCATGGCCGGCATCTGGCTCAAGAGCCTGGCTTTTGGTCTGGCTGTCACCATCATTCCCGTGGCGGAAGGCCTGGCCACGCCAAAGATGTTGTTCATGGCCCCCATCTCCGTGCTGCGGGGCATGGTGCGCCTGTTCTTCGTCCTCATGTTCATCGAGGTGGCGTCATTAGCCTTCAAGTACATATAG